The sequence below is a genomic window from Hydractinia symbiolongicarpus strain clone_291-10 chromosome 10, HSymV2.1, whole genome shotgun sequence.
TAACTTCCTAGTCGCATCGGAATCTGTAAAATTATTAGGCATTACTATTGATAGAtgtctcacttttaatgagCACATCTCTAATctatgtaaaaaagaaaatagtaatgtcagatgtcTTTACAGAATAAGACGATTCATTAATTCTGAACAATCAAAGTTATTGCTTAATTCctatattttatcaatatttacaTATTGTCCCATTATATGGATGTATTGCAGTGCTGTGCAgtataaattaatcatttcaACACACAAATGTGCATTGAGAGCTGTAACAAAAGACTATCATTCCAGTTATCAGGACTTGTTGTTAAATTTTAACTGTGTGCAAATTCACGAATTTCACTTACGTATAATCTGCATAGagatttataaaacattaaCAGACGAAAATCCGTCAATTATGCAGTCTTTTTACCCTATAAGACGTATTAGTTACAATTTGCGCAGCAAAAAAAGTCTACTTTTACCATCTACAAGTTCAACACGCTTTGGTACTAGATCATTTTTGTTTCGAAGTTCTTTGTTATGGAACTCTTTGTCTGACAGAGTAAAGAATTCTCTCTCCATCAAGAGTTTTAAAAAGGAACTTATCTCACTTGATCTTTCAGATCTCTGCACATGTAGGCTACATAAGTCGGCTATTCTCGTctcttgtttttaatgtttggtatatctttgtgtttttttgtttatttattaatttttttactttagttaGTGTAAATTAGTATTTACCACTTACTATGTAAAaccaactataaataaatgaaagaataataaaataataatattgaacCCACTAGAGGAAGGTACGTGGGGTTATCGAAACTCCAcgtaagcatgtctccccaaGCTTTTAACTCCTTTACTGGAAGTATGGCATAGTCGCCCTTGGTAAACTTTACCTTGTTATCGAAGGCCCATCCCATGATGTCCTGCAGCGGTTGATCGATTATCACATCGTACCCCTCGTTAACCCTAAGCCGACAAAATCCGTTCCTGAGTACAAAGAGCTTGATGCTATCCCCTGCTTGACTGTTAACTATCGCAGCGAGATCCTCGATTCGAAACAAGCCTCCCTCGATTGAAAGTTTGACCGAGAGAACAACCTAATTCTGGAAGGGATCAACCCCAACGACAGTATCATCAGGGCTCTGCAAGTCAAGCCAGCGATCATGTAGGCAATGACGAAGAAAAGGCGATCGTGGCAGCGTATGGCAACACCTTCGCCATCCCGCTGGAAAAGATGTTCGAGTTGACGGCAGATCTGCCCTTCTACCAACATGGGTTATATGACAGGCTACAGTTCGTACTGCACTTCGCACAGCACAGCGACGTTATCAAGGATGCCGGGACAGTGGTCTCAGGAAGCACGGCAGCTAAACCAGCTGATGCCGCGTATAAGATCACAAACATCGCCCTGGAATTTAACAAAGTGAACCACGAGGGTCTCGCGAGTGCTATGATGTCACGCTACGGCTGTCTTGCGCTACCGTACGAACGGGTACTCCGCTGCAAGGTGctcacgataaaagaagctgataCGAGCTACAACTTGCAAATCGatactcctgccaagtctttgaAGGGCGTCTTGCTACTCTTTGTAGATCCTGGGAAAGTGAAGGCCTACTCTGGCGCCAACGAACAgttctacaaccccaagatcgAGAAAATCACGATCACTGTGGAAGGCGAGCCTAACGAACTGTAAAGCCACGCCATGCTACCCAAGGACCATCTCGAGCAAGTCTTTGAACTCTTCGGGGATGCACATAGCGAAGTGACGATCAGGCAGTTCTTCACAGAAAGATACGCGTTGTTCATCGATTTTCGAGCAACCCCAGATCATTCTCTTCACGGTAGCGGGAGACCTCTACAACGCTTGTCCGACGGTATAACCCTGCACATGAAGAAAAAATCTGACGGAACTGGAGATATCCGCTATGTGTACTTGCTCCAAGATGCCCAGTTGAACATCCTCGACGGGCGCTTCCACTCTGTGGAATACTGAAATAAACATGCCAACTATAGGTGTTCTCGTGGCTGGTGCGGCTATCAACGCCCTGGCATTCAGCGgttcaaatttctttttcagtAAACTTAGCGGGCACGGTGAAGAGGAACGGAAGAGACACGATAAAGCGATCGAACAATTACAAGCAGCGCAGGCCCAGTGGGTGAAAGATCGGCAACCGAAAATTGATTGGTACAACCATCAACGAGAGCTTAAACGCCAAGCTGGCGAAAGCTTGAAAGAGCTTGATGAAGGTATGAGAGAGTACTATATCGTGACCATCTCCGATTTCTACGTACCCTCCAAGCAACAACAAGATGGTGAGCTGACGTAGGATCCCTGGCCCTCCTCGGTTTCGCGGTATACAAGTATATGTAAGGTCACGGAAACTTTCGATATATAAAATGAACATGTCGAAAGCAAAGCATATCGCTACGGCTGAAGAAGCAGAAAAGCTAAGCAAATTTTACTACGTTCCGAACCTCTGGATTAGTCACAAGACGATCAAACTACTGCGGGAACAGAGCGGTCTATCCAAGAAGAAAGTAACCCACTGGCTGTCTCGGCAGCTGCCCTGGCTCCATATTCGAGGGCCCAAGCGCATTCAATACCCTCATTTCACAATCACGAAACCGAACGAAATGAACCAATTTGACTTGCTGTATATGCCACACTACAAGCTGTATGGAAACACGTACAAGTACATACTCACGCGCATTGATATAGCATCGCGCTACAAGGTAGCTAGACCATTGAGAACGAAAAAGGCTAGTGAGGTTGCTGATATGCTCAAGGACATTTACAAGACCGGACCTTTACGATACCCGAAGACCTTCCAGTGCGACAACAGctccgagttcaagtctgccGTGAGCAAGCTGCTAGAAGGAAAAGGTATCGAATTAAAGCGCGCAACTACCAAGTACCACCATACTTCCACGGCTTTCGTCGATTCCTACAACAAAGTGCTCGCGGAGAGACTCTTCAAACCCCAAGATGCTTAAGAGTTGGTTTCTGACGAACAAAGTACCACTTGGGTCAAACACTTGTTACATATCGTGAAAAGTatgaacaacaccaagaccGCGATGATCGGCATGAAGCCAGGCAAGGCGATAAAGCTCGAGTAGGTCCCGCTTACGAAAGACCAGCGGCCCCCAGAGGAAAAGCCTCTGCCTGAGGATGGTCTATACTTGTACCTGCTGCAACCTGGCGAAGAGCATGGTGATCAAaaaagacgtgcaacggacGCTTGGTGGAGCAAGAAGACGTATAGACTCGATCGTATCGTGACTGGTACCCGTCTCTTGTAATATCTCGATAGTGGGCCAGAGCGAAACTTCGTCTCTGAAGAACTCATGCAGATGCCCGAGGATGCCTCCCGAGCATGTAAAACAGtggtaattttgttgttttttgttgccaCTTGTGGGTGTGGTTAATGTGAACCTGTAGCTCACATTATTACTTACCAATAAAAAGTCTTAGCCATCCTTGGAGTCCTCGGCGTCGTCGGAGTCAATCGGATAAAGGCGCGTATAATCATAATGATGCAGGGTGTAGAATGGGTGCCCATAGACGATGCCCTTGATGACATTAGGCTCGCTATCAAGGTCGATGATGTCAACCAATGCTCTATCCTCAATTAAATGTTGATTATGTTGCCAGTTTTCTCCAAGTCCGCCAGATTCGGAAGCTTTTGGTCCTTATCCTTGATAACCTCGCAGCACAGAATACCCCACTTGTTCACCTCAGCGGAAACAATATGCAAACCCAGGTGTTCAATATCAGCCTTAAGCTCCTCATCGCTTTCCTCATATGGAACTGTTGCGCACGGCTTTTCACCCGAAGCTACTCTCTTTAGAAGCTCGTCATCATCCGGATATTCAAACCCCTCGTAGTATGGCCCATTTCTAAacctaaaattttccaaacactGTGAACAATAACCGATAGTTGATCCTGCCTTGATGCAGCATCTCAGCACGGGCACCCGAATATCGTAAGGGTTTCTAAGTTGTCGGCTCTGTACGTAGGCTTCcatcttttttgacatttaactACCCTTTAACATGTGGTTGAAGGGGTCAAGCAGCATTATCAGGCGTGTTTTTGTGGCTTTGTATAACAACAAAAAGTTGTGCGCGCCTACTCCATATCAATATCAAACAGCTCTTCGAACAGCTCACGCGTCTCATCGTTGGGCAGGGTAAAGTGGTTTTTGTAGAAGTTCGCAGCCCCCAGGGTATCCTCCTTAAACCGACACCAGGTGTGTATCGCATTCGGATCGTCACATCTCCCGATTATAGTGCTGTGGGGGTACTTTGTCATCAGCATTGCTCATACGTCTACGCTGACATCTGATCATGTTGTAGGGATGCTTATCATGGGGATCGTTTTTGTCGAAAACGCAGAGTACATTATCATATTGATGTCAATGCGGAACGTGCCTTTGCCGCAGCTCGCCAATTTCTTTCTCTCTCTCCTGGAGTTCGTCTTCTAGGTTGGCGATGGCTACGTCCCTTTGATCAAGATCATCCTCCAACACCGCAAGTTGTTAGTCCCTGCCTTCGAGGTCATCTTCAAGGAGTGCCATAGCTTGGCGCTGCTCTTCGATGGCCACGTCCCTGTTTTCGACTAGCTTGCACTGCTCCCTGACCTCATACTCCAATTTTTCGACGCCTTTTTTCGCAAGCCATTTTGTCAAATCTACCGCCTTGGGCTTTCTTGATCTGACGGTAATTTCGAGGGCCCCGTCCAATGTGACGAAAACGTCATAAGGGTTTTTTCCACCACCTAGGAGACCTGACCGGGTGTACCCGCCGGGTAACCCTCCATTTCTCCCCTTGATGTTGTCATATGACGATCAAGGCGATACTTCCTGGCATTTGGAATACCCAGGAATCTCTCGAGATCAACACGTTTGAACAGGGGCTGATTTTGCTTATCGAATAGCGTCTCGATGGCTCCAGTAGGTACAGCGTTAAACAGAGTAATTTGAGAAGGCATCCTTTCTTGCAAAGCTGGAGCTCAGCGAGCGATAGCGCCAGCCTGACTCTGCTTCAGATTGGCCGCACCTCAGTATGAAGTAATAAAGGCCTGGTTCCGTCAGTAAAACTGTGTTTGGTTAGACCCCTTGGAGCTCAGTAATACGTGGGTTCTCCGCCTGTGCGTGCCTGATCAGTGTATAACATATACACTGATGTCAGCGTCACGCCACTAATTTCCAAGTCCGAGGGTGCTCTAGTCTTATCCAAAGGCAAGCATGCTTGAACTTTTTGAGTTGAGCCTTGATATTCTCCCAGTCATCTATCTGGTTCGTCTCCTCATCAATCATTCTCATGTCCGAACGCTCCGAAGGGTACCAGAGGAACAACTACTTCTTTTGTCGACGGCGGTTCTTAGGCAAAGCAGTACAGCTTTGTGTGAGGAGCCAGAGACTGTGCTCGCGATGCCTCCCACTGATGGCAAACTCGAGTAAGGATTGACGCTTTTTGTCGAGAGTCTCGTCGGCTATAATATCGTCGACGATGAACAACGTCTTTCGCCCGCCAGAAGCTCCGAAAATCTTTGGATCCATTTGAACAGCTGGTCCTTGGGATCTATCAGAAAGACGTAATCGTCCTGCCAGAGACAGGACCTTGCCAAGTaagtcttgttccagcggatcGTTGGGCAGAGAATCACGATATTGTG
It includes:
- the LOC130612991 gene encoding uncharacterized protein LOC130612991, producing MSKAKHIATAEEAEKLSKFYYVPNLWISHKTIKLLREQSGLSKKKVTHWLSRQLPWLHIRGPKRIQYPHFTITKPNEMNQFDLLYMPHYKLYGNTYKYILTRIDIASRYKVARPLRTKKASEVADMLKDIYKTGPLRYPKTFQCDNSSEFKSAVSKLLEGKGIELKRATTKYHHTSTAFVDSYNKVLAERLFKPQDA